A genome region from Streptomyces sp. SAI-135 includes the following:
- a CDS encoding Gfo/Idh/MocA family oxidoreductase, with protein sequence MTVLGGEGEIRSLRPVRLGVVGCGGHTYRNVLPPLRQIPEAVIASFCDYNAEKARLYARAAGSDATWHTDLHTMLSSEDLDGVIVVVGFDDESGEPLYPPVVAEILRRGLPVWLEKPPAADTLGVRQMIDAAREGGTFAQVGFKKVFSPAVDRLKQLTALPDFGRITQYTYTYDVDLPAEIGNLRSPSGRRFLDDFVHVASVLDYVVGSASQVQVVRGPSGAGIVVNQHADGTIGTISLSSAASGLSPVERFEVVGEGANAVLENGAYLRYYPPGDRGPYGTSTSYLPPVGVASPPDHGPRVWEPEFSLGNLHGGSHFVQGYYHQMRHFVDSVRSNRPPQRCDLAAALRVMSFLETLAGGFGEWRDIAGQPQVTYQHVVDAPQSFTCSVCGNGMTLKDGWNYVCRTCGLTRSGQQSADAARV encoded by the coding sequence GTGACAGTACTCGGTGGCGAAGGTGAGATCCGCTCGCTGCGGCCGGTCAGACTCGGCGTCGTCGGCTGCGGCGGCCACACCTACCGCAACGTCCTCCCGCCACTGCGGCAGATCCCTGAAGCGGTCATTGCGAGCTTCTGCGACTACAACGCGGAGAAGGCGCGCCTCTACGCGCGGGCGGCGGGCTCCGATGCGACGTGGCACACCGATCTCCACACGATGCTGTCCAGTGAGGACCTGGACGGGGTGATCGTGGTCGTCGGTTTCGACGACGAGAGCGGTGAGCCACTGTACCCGCCCGTCGTCGCGGAGATTCTGCGCCGGGGCCTGCCGGTGTGGCTGGAGAAGCCGCCCGCGGCTGACACACTCGGGGTGCGGCAGATGATCGACGCGGCACGGGAGGGGGGCACGTTCGCTCAGGTCGGCTTCAAGAAGGTGTTCTCGCCCGCCGTCGACCGGCTGAAGCAGCTCACCGCGCTGCCGGACTTCGGTCGGATCACCCAGTACACCTACACCTACGACGTCGACCTGCCCGCCGAGATCGGCAACCTCCGCTCCCCGTCCGGGCGTCGCTTCCTGGACGACTTCGTACACGTGGCGTCGGTGCTCGACTACGTCGTCGGATCGGCGTCCCAGGTCCAGGTCGTCCGCGGGCCCTCGGGTGCGGGCATAGTGGTGAACCAGCACGCCGACGGCACCATCGGGACGATCAGTCTTTCCAGCGCGGCATCGGGGCTTTCCCCGGTCGAACGGTTCGAAGTCGTCGGCGAGGGCGCCAACGCCGTTCTGGAGAACGGCGCTTACCTGCGGTACTACCCGCCCGGTGACCGGGGGCCGTACGGCACGAGCACCAGCTACCTCCCGCCGGTGGGCGTCGCGTCGCCGCCCGATCACGGCCCACGCGTCTGGGAGCCTGAATTCTCCCTCGGGAATCTGCATGGCGGTTCCCACTTCGTGCAGGGCTACTACCACCAGATGCGCCACTTCGTCGATTCGGTGCGTTCCAACAGGCCTCCGCAGCGGTGCGATCTCGCGGCGGCACTTCGAGTGATGAGCTTCCTGGAAACGCTGGCCGGCGGTTTCGGCGAATGGCGGGACATCGCGGGGCAACCGCAGGTCACCTACCAGCACGTGGTGGATGCGCCCCAGTCGTTCACGTGTTCCGTATGCGGTAACGGCATGACGCTCAAGGACGGATGGAACTACGTCTGCCGCACCTGCGGGCTGACCCGGTCCGGTCAGCAGAGCGCAGACGCCGCCCGGGTGTGA
- a CDS encoding SDR family oxidoreductase, producing the protein MSSDERYCLITGATGGLGSALARVFCAAGYHTIVSGRDEHRLRSLAAELGESGRVTAITADLGDADDIRRLATETAAITSRLDAVVAAAGQVAGDSFVTPSGALERWRETVLVNVFGTAAVVRELLPALMEAGGSLFLIGSVVGRSIVPGDLYSVTKHAVSALAEAVRAEVEPLGVRVCVIQPGLMDTPMVSASRRSRPKMDPDEVAAEILRLAAPGSSLHTNEIVLRPYVRPAWQTGKACNVVRT; encoded by the coding sequence TTGAGCAGCGATGAACGGTACTGCCTGATCACCGGCGCGACCGGAGGACTCGGCAGCGCTCTCGCGAGGGTGTTCTGCGCAGCCGGCTACCACACCATCGTGTCCGGACGTGACGAGCACAGGCTCCGGTCCCTGGCCGCCGAGCTGGGAGAGTCGGGCCGGGTCACCGCGATCACCGCCGACCTCGGCGACGCCGACGACATCCGTCGGCTGGCCACCGAGACAGCGGCGATCACCTCGCGCCTCGATGCCGTCGTCGCCGCCGCGGGGCAGGTCGCCGGAGACAGCTTTGTCACGCCGAGTGGGGCGCTGGAACGGTGGCGGGAGACGGTCCTGGTGAACGTGTTCGGCACGGCGGCGGTGGTGCGTGAGCTGCTGCCGGCGCTGATGGAAGCGGGCGGCAGCCTGTTTCTCATCGGCTCGGTCGTCGGCCGGAGCATTGTCCCAGGGGATCTCTACTCGGTCACGAAACACGCTGTGTCCGCGCTGGCGGAGGCTGTACGGGCCGAGGTCGAGCCGCTGGGCGTGCGCGTGTGCGTCATTCAGCCGGGGCTGATGGACACACCGATGGTCTCGGCCAGCAGACGGTCGCGCCCCAAGATGGATCCGGACGAGGTCGCCGCGGAGATACTGCGTCTGGCCGCCCCCGGATCTTCCCTGCACACCAACGAAATCGTCCTGCGGCCGTACGTCCGGCCGGCGTGGCAGACCGGAAAGGCATGCAATGTCGTCAGAACGTGA
- a CDS encoding aminotransferase class IV gives MTAHNPGNPYLWRSGRIVPSADATVHVRSVGHASVSAVFEGINAYWSDTDQQLYVFRLRDHLQRLLRSAQLSYLTVSHTVDELESATLELLRRNDVRGDVHIRPWCFIDGNPIEQMVPEGAKCEVVIDSWAFNSALSEPRTRKAAIASWERISGNSMPPQVKAFANYHNGRLGNIDAQRRGADWPIFLNSRNQLTESSGATIGMFSGGVFHTPGLDSGILDGVTRATVLDLLSTELGIPVQERDIERSDAYLADEFVFVGTSSEVLPIVEIDGHVIGDGDIGPLTARLRAEYESVLRGRRPARAGWLTPVWPDGAGNGR, from the coding sequence ATGACTGCTCACAACCCCGGCAACCCCTACCTCTGGCGCTCCGGCCGAATCGTCCCGTCGGCAGATGCCACCGTGCACGTCCGCTCCGTCGGACACGCTTCGGTGTCCGCCGTCTTCGAGGGCATCAACGCGTACTGGAGCGACACCGACCAGCAGCTCTACGTCTTCCGGCTGCGTGATCACCTGCAACGCCTGCTCCGCTCGGCGCAACTGTCCTACCTGACCGTCAGCCACACCGTCGACGAGCTGGAGTCCGCCACGCTGGAACTGCTGCGGCGCAACGACGTCCGTGGCGATGTCCATATCCGTCCCTGGTGCTTCATCGACGGCAACCCCATCGAGCAGATGGTGCCCGAAGGCGCGAAGTGCGAGGTGGTCATCGACAGTTGGGCGTTCAACAGCGCTCTGTCCGAGCCCCGCACCAGGAAGGCCGCCATCGCCTCGTGGGAGCGCATCAGCGGCAACTCGATGCCTCCCCAGGTGAAGGCGTTCGCCAACTACCACAACGGCCGCCTCGGCAACATCGACGCGCAGCGCCGTGGCGCGGACTGGCCGATCTTCCTCAACAGCCGTAACCAGCTGACCGAAAGCTCCGGTGCCACCATCGGGATGTTCTCCGGCGGCGTCTTTCACACACCGGGACTCGACAGCGGCATCCTGGACGGTGTCACCCGCGCGACGGTACTGGACCTGCTGAGCACGGAACTGGGTATCCCCGTGCAAGAACGGGACATCGAGCGCTCGGACGCGTACCTCGCCGACGAGTTCGTGTTCGTCGGCACCTCGTCCGAGGTGCTGCCGATCGTCGAGATAGACGGTCACGTCATCGGCGACGGTGACATCGGCCCACTCACGGCGCGGCTTCGAGCGGAGTACGAGTCGGTCCTGCGTGGCAGGCGCCCGGCCCGGGCCGGCTGGCTCACGCCGGTGTGGCCGGACGGAGCAGGGAACGGGCGCTGA
- a CDS encoding HAD-IIIC family phosphatase, whose product MNGVLKCVIWDLDNTLWDGVLPEGDDVAVFPEARELVDRLECGGIVQSVASKNDHDDAWQQLTTNGLHEMFVYPQISWSAKSRSVQRIIELLNIGADSVIFLDDSEFERGEVAAGVPGVRCYSLQEFLKLDADHCLVPSDVTPDAARRPSAYREDSHRKAAEETFTGTSSEFLASLNMVLTVRDADADDLGRAAELTERTNQLNTTGETYSAEELADYVNDPEHRVVLAELSDRFGDYGRIGLCLLRRHDDHWSIELLLMSCRVMGRNVGTALIAVVAGLAHADKVPIRARYRPNGRNRQMRIAYSFLGFKEVVTSDGVEIFEHTQPGRLAVPAYTTVSLSPNWIGDPHQ is encoded by the coding sequence ATGAACGGCGTCCTCAAGTGCGTCATATGGGATCTGGACAACACCTTGTGGGACGGCGTCCTGCCCGAGGGCGACGATGTCGCGGTGTTCCCCGAAGCACGCGAGCTGGTCGACCGGCTGGAATGCGGGGGGATCGTCCAGTCGGTGGCGAGCAAGAACGACCACGACGACGCCTGGCAGCAGTTGACGACGAACGGCCTGCACGAGATGTTCGTGTATCCGCAGATCTCCTGGTCGGCGAAGTCGAGATCGGTGCAGCGGATCATCGAGCTGCTGAACATCGGCGCCGACTCCGTCATCTTCCTCGACGACTCGGAGTTCGAGCGTGGGGAAGTGGCGGCCGGCGTGCCCGGTGTGCGCTGCTACTCGCTCCAGGAGTTCCTGAAACTCGACGCGGACCACTGCCTCGTACCGTCAGATGTGACGCCCGACGCGGCCAGGCGGCCGAGCGCCTATCGGGAGGACTCGCACCGCAAAGCGGCGGAAGAGACCTTCACGGGAACATCGTCGGAGTTCTTGGCGTCGCTGAACATGGTTCTGACCGTCCGCGACGCGGACGCCGACGACCTCGGCCGAGCCGCGGAACTCACCGAACGCACCAATCAGCTCAACACCACCGGGGAGACGTACTCCGCCGAGGAGCTGGCCGACTATGTGAACGACCCGGAACACCGCGTTGTACTGGCGGAGTTGAGTGACCGCTTCGGTGACTACGGCAGGATCGGCCTGTGCCTGCTGCGGCGTCACGACGACCACTGGTCGATCGAGTTGCTGCTCATGTCGTGCCGGGTGATGGGCCGCAATGTGGGCACCGCGCTCATCGCCGTCGTCGCCGGGCTCGCGCACGCCGACAAGGTCCCCATCCGGGCGCGCTACCGGCCCAACGGCCGCAACCGCCAGATGCGCATCGCCTACTCCTTCCTGGGATTCAAGGAGGTCGTCACCTCCGACGGGGTGGAGATCTTCGAACACACCCAACCCGGTCGGCTCGCCGTGCCGGCCTACACCACGGTTTCACTGTCGCCCAATTGGATCGGAGACCCTCACCAATGA
- a CDS encoding acyl-CoA dehydrogenase family protein — translation MTTSTAPAVADVEALLDSPAFAQRLAEAEESERIPDELYQECARRGLFALAVPENYGGLGLPLHERIRLHRRVAALSASLQSTLIVHEMAVHAIARYGRSALRQQWFPSMATGETLGAFALSEPDGGSSFDQIRTLAVEDDGGVRVTGTKCWVSSAARAGLFVVFARSRIGSVAVLVERDAPGLTVTARPSMSAFRATAMATVALQDCPVAADARLGPDGFGMLWVATSCLSVGRVLVAAGALGVASAAHDRMLTHVRQRAVGDRLLADYQLVAHAVARAHVANSAAWLLTEQAAVAIDAHSHDAPTQAIAAKVAAADAVGSATDDALRFEGAGGLVTGSRAVRHALEANVYRTIEGSAEALLTALGGNLIRAHAGAEEGEPV, via the coding sequence GTGACCACTTCGACGGCGCCTGCCGTCGCGGACGTGGAAGCCTTACTGGACTCGCCGGCCTTCGCCCAACGGCTCGCTGAAGCGGAGGAGTCCGAGCGCATCCCGGACGAGCTGTACCAGGAGTGCGCGCGGCGCGGCCTGTTCGCACTGGCCGTGCCCGAGAACTACGGAGGGCTCGGGCTACCGCTGCATGAACGTATCCGCCTGCACCGCCGCGTCGCCGCGCTTTCTGCCAGCCTGCAGAGCACCCTCATCGTGCATGAGATGGCCGTTCACGCGATTGCCCGGTACGGCCGTTCAGCGCTACGCCAGCAGTGGTTCCCCTCCATGGCGACCGGCGAGACCCTCGGCGCGTTCGCACTGAGCGAGCCCGACGGGGGCAGCAGCTTCGACCAGATACGCACCCTCGCGGTCGAGGACGACGGTGGTGTGCGCGTGACCGGGACCAAGTGCTGGGTCAGCTCGGCCGCCCGCGCGGGCCTGTTCGTCGTCTTCGCGCGGTCGCGGATCGGCTCGGTCGCCGTCCTGGTGGAACGGGACGCCCCCGGCCTGACGGTCACCGCGAGACCCTCGATGAGCGCATTCCGCGCCACCGCGATGGCCACAGTCGCACTGCAGGACTGCCCGGTCGCGGCGGATGCCAGGCTCGGGCCCGACGGTTTCGGCATGCTGTGGGTGGCGACCTCGTGCTTGAGCGTCGGACGGGTGCTGGTTGCCGCCGGTGCCTTGGGTGTTGCGTCCGCCGCGCACGACCGGATGCTCACCCACGTGCGGCAGCGGGCGGTCGGTGACCGACTCCTCGCCGACTACCAGTTGGTTGCTCATGCCGTGGCCCGGGCCCATGTCGCCAACAGCGCGGCATGGCTGCTCACGGAACAAGCGGCGGTGGCCATCGACGCTCACTCCCATGACGCCCCGACCCAGGCCATCGCCGCCAAGGTGGCCGCCGCGGACGCGGTCGGCTCGGCGACCGACGACGCACTGCGTTTCGAAGGGGCCGGCGGGCTCGTCACCGGCTCGCGGGCGGTACGCCACGCACTGGAAGCGAACGTGTACCGCACGATCGAGGGCAGCGCTGAAGCCCTGCTCACCGCGCTTGGCGGAAACCTCATACGGGCGCACGCCGGCGCCGAGGAAGGGGAGCCGGTATGA
- a CDS encoding 3-hydroxyacyl-CoA dehydrogenase family protein codes for MPDMVAVLGAGVIGTSVAHACLQAGHHVTLIDRKDKDWSQVRAALRRHQRLMRFAQPDHTPVDLERLTLSEDLADAVGAGFIIENVTEEWAVKREVYDTLRVLGVKEAYIAANTSAIPIARLGSVAPDESRVVGVHFMNPVSAIDMVEVVRGPATSDDTIQSVRAFLTAMGKKGVVVNDSPGFVINRILMEVVNQAAQLVHEGVAEPHQIDELFKGCLGHTMGPLRTADLIGIDTVVRTLDVLREALNDPMFEPSAHLLKKMRTGELGMKTGRGFYEYGKEF; via the coding sequence ATGCCAGATATGGTCGCGGTCTTGGGCGCGGGTGTGATCGGCACGAGCGTGGCCCACGCGTGCCTGCAGGCCGGACACCACGTCACGCTCATCGACCGTAAGGACAAGGACTGGTCGCAGGTCCGGGCGGCATTGCGGCGCCACCAGCGGCTGATGCGGTTCGCTCAGCCCGACCACACTCCCGTGGACCTTGAGCGGCTCACTCTGTCCGAGGACCTGGCCGACGCCGTCGGCGCCGGTTTCATCATCGAAAACGTCACCGAGGAATGGGCGGTCAAACGAGAGGTGTACGACACCCTGCGGGTCCTGGGTGTCAAAGAGGCATACATCGCGGCCAACACCTCGGCCATCCCGATCGCCCGGCTCGGCTCGGTGGCTCCCGACGAGTCGCGAGTCGTCGGCGTCCACTTCATGAACCCCGTGTCGGCGATCGACATGGTCGAGGTGGTCCGGGGACCAGCGACGTCGGACGACACGATTCAGTCGGTGCGCGCATTCCTGACCGCGATGGGAAAGAAAGGCGTCGTCGTCAATGACAGCCCCGGGTTCGTGATCAACCGGATCCTCATGGAGGTGGTGAACCAGGCCGCCCAGCTGGTCCATGAGGGCGTCGCCGAACCGCACCAGATCGACGAGCTTTTCAAGGGCTGCCTCGGCCACACAATGGGGCCGCTGCGCACGGCCGACCTCATCGGCATCGACACCGTCGTCCGCACGCTCGACGTTCTGCGCGAGGCCTTGAACGACCCCATGTTCGAGCCTTCTGCGCACCTGCTGAAGAAAATGCGAACAGGGGAGCTGGGCATGAAAACCGGCCGGGGATTTTACGAATACGGTAAGGAATTCTGA
- a CDS encoding type I polyketide synthase, whose product MNGDHKVTSWGGRVAIVSAALRLPGGNCEQSYWDSLQDGTDAIRRTADSAPDFGQHPLGTPDNARFISAYGAIDAATAFDHQRFGMSAAEAMLTDPQHRTLLELADEALHRAAVSSTGRARTAVFVGTGPTSYDEVVRRHLAGTPGVDDFAVELGTARDYAAGKIAYRLDLKGPAVNVLAACSTALVAAHLGCRALLAGEADTALVGVSAIRFPEWRGYWAVPGSISSVDGVCRPFDARAGGTVPADGAGALVLKRLDDALAAGDDVLAVIRGSATNNDGAKPGFASVSSASQEAVIRAALHAASVDPNAVSYVESHGTATRLGDAVEWSTLQKVFRRNDRPLYVGAVKGNIGHTREAAGFAGLLKAVSSLRHGLVPPTANFATLPTEMHVDDSAVRPVSKAQTIDTAPGRVVGVSAFGLGGSNCHLVLEAPPERAPARGGTRGVVLLSSHRLDTLDADTERVRDLLGSRPEAAAPLAHRAQRRAHPHRYRRFVRLDGGPGDGVFAAPAGRVPKRPDKIVFAFPGVGSEYIGMGAGLVKTSAVFRRSIEESVQMAADRGVDISEVFATAPQPDAEPSRSLDLLRMVRGAGGAHRPGALDSLPGRHLALFAVQMAYVDMFAAAGIRPAAVLGHSLGEWTAATVAGVLRKRDAVELIAKRAELIRESGPGATIAVAAPADEVVPLLNGRMTLAADNSAQSCTVSGPADAAEEVQRVLGAQGIVFQQVDSGLAFHNEQLSDASVHLREMLRDRSFGTSDIDIASGVTGTWSVGAALDAEYWQRQLTAAVQFRSALRTVAGRYRVLVEIGPGNIRPWAAQTADGLESIRVARASYEGVPDLTVYEQALASLWMRGHEPIWPSRESASEAIAEPEAAPSLHRSVFDPRGTAAAPESAQPHRAGPDEPAADGRPERAEIGLQSLTDQLGLMWCALLGLAEVDPDAHFFDMGGDSLLGRHLIAMVQEYSGTAVPGTVVFESGSLRGMATSIHAWISRERIAQERKH is encoded by the coding sequence GTGAACGGTGACCACAAGGTGACGTCCTGGGGCGGCAGGGTGGCGATCGTCTCGGCGGCACTCCGGCTGCCGGGCGGTAACTGCGAGCAGTCCTACTGGGACAGCCTGCAGGACGGCACGGATGCCATCAGGCGTACGGCGGACAGCGCGCCAGACTTCGGCCAGCACCCGCTTGGTACTCCGGACAATGCCCGCTTCATCTCCGCGTATGGCGCCATCGACGCGGCCACCGCGTTCGACCACCAGCGGTTCGGCATGTCGGCCGCCGAGGCGATGCTCACCGATCCCCAGCACCGGACGCTGCTCGAACTGGCGGACGAAGCGCTGCACCGGGCGGCAGTCTCCTCCACCGGGCGGGCACGGACAGCGGTGTTCGTCGGGACGGGCCCCACCTCCTACGACGAGGTTGTACGACGCCACCTGGCAGGCACACCGGGTGTCGACGACTTCGCCGTCGAGTTGGGCACGGCACGTGACTACGCAGCGGGGAAGATCGCCTACCGGCTCGACCTCAAGGGCCCCGCGGTCAACGTCCTGGCCGCCTGCTCGACGGCGCTGGTCGCCGCCCACCTGGGCTGCCGAGCACTGCTGGCCGGTGAGGCCGACACGGCGCTCGTCGGTGTGTCGGCGATCCGCTTCCCCGAGTGGCGCGGGTACTGGGCCGTACCGGGCAGCATCAGTTCCGTGGACGGGGTGTGCCGTCCCTTCGACGCGAGGGCGGGCGGTACCGTACCCGCGGACGGGGCGGGCGCCCTGGTCCTCAAACGCCTGGACGACGCACTCGCCGCCGGCGATGACGTACTCGCCGTCATCCGCGGCAGCGCGACGAACAACGACGGTGCCAAGCCCGGCTTCGCGAGCGTGAGTTCAGCCAGCCAGGAGGCCGTCATCCGTGCGGCCCTGCATGCCGCCAGCGTCGACCCGAACGCGGTTTCCTACGTGGAGAGCCACGGCACCGCCACGCGACTCGGTGACGCGGTGGAGTGGTCGACGTTGCAGAAGGTGTTCCGCCGCAACGACCGCCCGCTCTACGTCGGCGCGGTGAAGGGGAACATCGGGCACACCAGGGAGGCCGCCGGGTTCGCCGGGCTGCTGAAGGCCGTCTCCAGCCTGCGGCACGGCCTCGTCCCGCCGACCGCGAACTTCGCAACGCTTCCGACGGAAATGCACGTCGATGACTCTGCGGTCCGCCCGGTCTCCAAGGCACAGACCATCGACACCGCCCCCGGCCGTGTCGTGGGGGTCAGCGCGTTCGGACTCGGCGGGTCGAACTGCCACCTGGTGCTGGAGGCCCCACCCGAGCGTGCCCCGGCACGGGGCGGGACCCGCGGCGTGGTGCTCCTGTCCAGTCACCGACTCGACACCCTCGACGCCGACACCGAGCGCGTCCGCGACCTGCTCGGGTCACGCCCTGAGGCTGCCGCTCCCCTCGCCCACCGCGCCCAGCGCAGGGCCCACCCGCACCGCTACCGCCGGTTCGTCAGGCTGGACGGCGGGCCCGGAGACGGGGTGTTCGCCGCGCCCGCCGGCCGGGTGCCGAAGCGGCCCGACAAGATCGTGTTCGCCTTCCCCGGGGTGGGCAGCGAGTACATCGGCATGGGAGCCGGCCTGGTCAAGACGTCCGCCGTGTTCCGACGCAGCATCGAGGAGTCGGTGCAGATGGCCGCGGATCGTGGGGTGGACATCTCCGAGGTCTTCGCCACCGCCCCGCAGCCGGACGCGGAACCGTCACGGAGCCTCGACTTGCTGAGGATGGTCCGCGGCGCGGGCGGCGCCCACCGACCGGGCGCGCTCGATTCCCTGCCCGGCCGGCACCTGGCGCTGTTCGCCGTCCAGATGGCCTACGTCGACATGTTCGCGGCAGCCGGCATCCGCCCCGCGGCCGTGCTCGGGCATTCGCTGGGCGAGTGGACGGCAGCCACCGTGGCGGGCGTGCTGCGCAAGCGGGACGCCGTCGAGCTGATTGCGAAACGGGCCGAACTGATCAGGGAGAGCGGGCCGGGCGCGACGATCGCCGTCGCCGCTCCCGCGGACGAGGTGGTCCCGCTGCTCAACGGCCGGATGACCCTGGCTGCGGACAACAGCGCGCAGAGTTGCACGGTGTCGGGACCCGCCGACGCGGCCGAGGAGGTCCAGCGGGTACTGGGCGCGCAGGGGATCGTCTTCCAGCAGGTCGACTCCGGACTGGCCTTTCACAACGAGCAGTTGAGCGACGCGAGTGTCCATCTGCGGGAGATGCTGCGGGATCGCAGTTTCGGTACCTCCGACATCGACATCGCCTCCGGTGTCACCGGTACGTGGTCGGTCGGTGCCGCTCTCGATGCGGAGTACTGGCAGCGCCAGCTCACGGCCGCCGTGCAGTTCCGGAGCGCGCTGCGCACCGTCGCCGGCCGCTATCGGGTGCTGGTCGAGATCGGGCCGGGCAACATCCGCCCGTGGGCCGCGCAGACAGCGGACGGGCTCGAGTCGATCCGCGTGGCCCGAGCATCGTACGAGGGCGTACCGGATCTCACCGTGTACGAACAGGCACTGGCCTCTTTGTGGATGCGCGGACACGAGCCCATATGGCCGTCGCGGGAATCCGCCTCGGAGGCCATCGCAGAACCAGAAGCCGCCCCGTCGCTGCACCGCAGTGTGTTCGACCCGAGAGGCACGGCGGCCGCACCGGAGTCGGCACAACCGCACCGGGCGGGACCGGACGAGCCGGCCGCGGACGGGCGACCGGAACGTGCCGAGATCGGACTGCAGTCGCTCACCGACCAATTGGGCCTGATGTGGTGCGCGCTGCTCGGCCTCGCCGAGGTCGACCCGGACGCCCACTTCTTCGATATGGGCGGAGATTCCCTGCTCGGCCGTCACCTCATCGCGATGGTGCAGGAGTACTCGGGTACCGCGGTCCCGGGGACGGTCGTCTTCGAGTCCGGTTCGCTGCGGGGCATGGCCACTTCGATCCACGCGTGGATCAGCCGGGAACGGATTGCACAGGAGAGGAAGCACTGA